One segment of Drosophila mauritiana strain mau12 chromosome 3R, ASM438214v1, whole genome shotgun sequence DNA contains the following:
- the LOC117143627 gene encoding prolyl 4-hydroxylase subunit alpha-1 isoform X1: protein MDYFSRCLLVMLFHSTLVLGHRPLERSHSLSLVTMVPLLELERKLIDNLENYTNALEQKLEIIHSQLLVMRAENEKGRRNAVSYLSNPLNSFSLIRRLHQDWIQWQKYMEQPVGISQLKAFYSWKDELPTERDLWDACEGIGRIPSTYDLKVGDFINGNIKGKHYNASMSSADILSVGAILAKKNRPSDAIQWLQEVPQRLQEEVLIQPRHLSIKEVDALRTLAEAQIKEKNYSEALPLLHNCLKLQPHDARLLRLWKKTTDLIENQPDQSPTEDKERKVTIANAFKLGCNKPLESFTRLHCFYNFTTTPFLRLAPLKIEQIGLDPYVVLYHEVLSAREISMLIGKAAQNMKNTRVHKEQGVPKKNRGRTAKGFWFKKESNELTKGITRRIMDMTGFDLADSEGFQVINYGIGGHYLLHMDYFDFASSNHTDTRSSYSMDLGDRIATVLFYLTDVEQGGATVFADVGYSVYPQAGTAIFWYNLDTNGKGDPRTRHAACPVIVGSKWVMTEWIREKRQIFIRPCLPPAKGTSTKS, encoded by the exons ATGGATTACTTTAGCAGGTGTCTTCTGGTGATGCTGTTTCACAGCACCCTGGTCCTGGGACACCGTCCGCTTGAAAGGAGTCACTCCTTGTCACTGGTGACAATGGTGCCACTCCTGGAACTGGAAAGGAAACTGATCGATAACCTCGAAAACTATACAAATGCCCTGGAGCAGAAGCTAGAGATAATTCACAG TCAACTTCTAGTCATGCGTGCAGAAAACGAGAAAGGAAGGAGGAATGCTGTATCCTATCTGTCCAATCCCCTGAATAGCTTTTCACTCATCCGACGATTGCATCAGGATTGgatccagtggcaaaagtacATGGAGCAGCCAGTGGGGATCTCGCAATTGAAAGCATTTTACAGCTGGAAGGATGAGCTTCCCACTGAACGTGACTTATGGGATGCATGCGAGGGCATAGGAAGAATTCCAAGTACATATGATCTGAAAGTTGGCGATTTTATTAATGGGAACATTAAAGGAAAACATTACAA TGCCAGCATGAGTTCTGCAGACATTCTTTCGGTAGGTGCTATCCTTGCCAAGAAAAATAGGCCATCGGATGCTATTCAATGGCTGCAGGAAGTGCCTCAGCGCCTTCAAGAGGAAGTTCTCATTCAGCCAAGGCACCTGTCAATCAAAGAAGTGGATGCTCTAAGAACACTCGCCGAGGCccaaataaaagaaa AAAACTATTCAGAAGCCTTGCCACTGCTGCACAATTGCTTGAAGCTACAGCCCCACGATGCGCGTCTTCTCCGACTGTGGAAAAAAACAACGGACCTCATTGAGAATCAACCAGACCAATCCCCTACAGAAGATAAAGAGCGGAAAGTTACAATCGCAAATGCGTTCAAATTAGGCTGCAACAAACCCCTCGAGAGTTTCACTAGGCTGCACTGTTTCTATAACTTTACCACGACTCCATTCCTTCGCTTAGCTCCTCTCAAAATTGAGCAAATCGGATTGGATCCATATGTGGTGCTTTATCACGAAGTGCTCTCTGCTCGAGAAATATCAATGTTGATAGGCAAGGCTGctcaaaatatgaaaaacacCAGAGTTCATAAGGAACAAGGAGTTCCAAAAAAGAACAGGGGAAGAACTGCCAAGGGCTTTTGGTTCAAAAAAGAGAGTAACGAGCTAACGAAGGGAATTACTAGGCGCATTATGGACATGACTGGCTTTGACCTGGCCGATTCTGAAGGATTTCAG GTGATTAACTACGGCATAGGTGGACACTATCTTTTGCACATGGATTACTTTGATTTTGCGTCTAGTAATCACACTGACACACGAAGTAGCTACTCCATGGATTTGGGCGATCGTATTGCTACAGTGCTTTTCTAT CTGACTGATGTCGAACAAGGTGGAGCCACCGTCTTTGCAGACGTGGGGTATTCTGTGTATCCCCAGGCTGGAACCGCCATCTTCTGGTACAATTTGGATACGAATGGAAAGGGTGATCCCCGCACAAGGCACGCCGCCTGTCCAGTGATTGTGGGTTCCAAATGGG TGATGACCGAGTGGATACGCGAAAAGCGGCAGATCTTCATCAGACCCTGCCTGCCCCCAGCGAAGGGAACCTCTACGAAATCATAG
- the LOC117143627 gene encoding prolyl 4-hydroxylase subunit alpha-2 isoform X2, with the protein MRAENEKGRRNAVSYLSNPLNSFSLIRRLHQDWIQWQKYMEQPVGISQLKAFYSWKDELPTERDLWDACEGIGRIPSTYDLKVGDFINGNIKGKHYNASMSSADILSVGAILAKKNRPSDAIQWLQEVPQRLQEEVLIQPRHLSIKEVDALRTLAEAQIKEKNYSEALPLLHNCLKLQPHDARLLRLWKKTTDLIENQPDQSPTEDKERKVTIANAFKLGCNKPLESFTRLHCFYNFTTTPFLRLAPLKIEQIGLDPYVVLYHEVLSAREISMLIGKAAQNMKNTRVHKEQGVPKKNRGRTAKGFWFKKESNELTKGITRRIMDMTGFDLADSEGFQVINYGIGGHYLLHMDYFDFASSNHTDTRSSYSMDLGDRIATVLFYLTDVEQGGATVFADVGYSVYPQAGTAIFWYNLDTNGKGDPRTRHAACPVIVGSKWVMTEWIREKRQIFIRPCLPPAKGTSTKS; encoded by the exons ATGCGTGCAGAAAACGAGAAAGGAAGGAGGAATGCTGTATCCTATCTGTCCAATCCCCTGAATAGCTTTTCACTCATCCGACGATTGCATCAGGATTGgatccagtggcaaaagtacATGGAGCAGCCAGTGGGGATCTCGCAATTGAAAGCATTTTACAGCTGGAAGGATGAGCTTCCCACTGAACGTGACTTATGGGATGCATGCGAGGGCATAGGAAGAATTCCAAGTACATATGATCTGAAAGTTGGCGATTTTATTAATGGGAACATTAAAGGAAAACATTACAA TGCCAGCATGAGTTCTGCAGACATTCTTTCGGTAGGTGCTATCCTTGCCAAGAAAAATAGGCCATCGGATGCTATTCAATGGCTGCAGGAAGTGCCTCAGCGCCTTCAAGAGGAAGTTCTCATTCAGCCAAGGCACCTGTCAATCAAAGAAGTGGATGCTCTAAGAACACTCGCCGAGGCccaaataaaagaaa AAAACTATTCAGAAGCCTTGCCACTGCTGCACAATTGCTTGAAGCTACAGCCCCACGATGCGCGTCTTCTCCGACTGTGGAAAAAAACAACGGACCTCATTGAGAATCAACCAGACCAATCCCCTACAGAAGATAAAGAGCGGAAAGTTACAATCGCAAATGCGTTCAAATTAGGCTGCAACAAACCCCTCGAGAGTTTCACTAGGCTGCACTGTTTCTATAACTTTACCACGACTCCATTCCTTCGCTTAGCTCCTCTCAAAATTGAGCAAATCGGATTGGATCCATATGTGGTGCTTTATCACGAAGTGCTCTCTGCTCGAGAAATATCAATGTTGATAGGCAAGGCTGctcaaaatatgaaaaacacCAGAGTTCATAAGGAACAAGGAGTTCCAAAAAAGAACAGGGGAAGAACTGCCAAGGGCTTTTGGTTCAAAAAAGAGAGTAACGAGCTAACGAAGGGAATTACTAGGCGCATTATGGACATGACTGGCTTTGACCTGGCCGATTCTGAAGGATTTCAG GTGATTAACTACGGCATAGGTGGACACTATCTTTTGCACATGGATTACTTTGATTTTGCGTCTAGTAATCACACTGACACACGAAGTAGCTACTCCATGGATTTGGGCGATCGTATTGCTACAGTGCTTTTCTAT CTGACTGATGTCGAACAAGGTGGAGCCACCGTCTTTGCAGACGTGGGGTATTCTGTGTATCCCCAGGCTGGAACCGCCATCTTCTGGTACAATTTGGATACGAATGGAAAGGGTGATCCCCGCACAAGGCACGCCGCCTGTCCAGTGATTGTGGGTTCCAAATGGG TGATGACCGAGTGGATACGCGAAAAGCGGCAGATCTTCATCAGACCCTGCCTGCCCCCAGCGAAGGGAACCTCTACGAAATCATAG
- the LOC117143758 gene encoding prolyl 4-hydroxylase subunit alpha-2, protein MRSSKWLLPVRVLLTYQVLLLLLRQAKGEESHCTSVAGMVKLLDLEAQLIDNLEDYAVELEKKLQTVRRSITSLRLENDKARGSTEDYLSNPLNSFSLIRRMNRDWIIWQLYLDDPVGLSQVERIQELREHMPTHTDVEEAVTALDRIQSTYGLKVPEIAHGLLNGKQYNVSLTVLDTYAMGQILFDQKNYMAAASWIYQSVVLMEAFSLAAPLEISKNEVRMVYAETLLKLNQLADALKVVNIALTDNPQDIKLLLKKSEIETMIRTGTNNAPPVKAQATVGPTAYQMGCRGQFPPSADSKLYCLYNRTTSPFLILAPLKMELVGLDPYMVLYHDVLSPKEITVLQGMATPGLKRATVYQASSGRNEVVKTRTSKVAWFPDGYNPLTVRLNARISDMTGFNLYGSEMLQLMNYGLGGHYDQHYDFFNKTNSNLTAMSGDRIATVLFYLTDVEQGGATVFPNIRKAVFPQRGSVVMWYNLRDNGQIDTQTLHAACPVIVGSKWVCNKWIREREQIFSRPCLKKRM, encoded by the exons ATGCGCTCTTCGAAGTGGCTGCTCCCGGTGAGGGTGCTGCTCACCTACCAGGTGCTGCTCCTACTCCTCCGCCAGGCGAAAGGCGAGGAGAGCCACTGCACCTCGGTGGCAGGAATGGTCAAGCTGCTCGACTTGGAGGCGCAGCTGATCGACAATCTAGAGGATTACGCAGTCGAGCTGGAGAAGAAACTGCAGACCGTAAGAAG GAGCATAACAAGTCTGCGTTTGGAAAATGACAAAGCCCGCGGTTCCACGGAGGACTACCTATCCAATCCCCTAAACTCCTTTTCCCTCATTAGGCGCATGAATCGCGACTGGATTATTTGGCAACTCTACCTGGACGATCCCGTGGGTCTTTCCCAGGTGGAGCGAATTCAGGAGTTGAGGGAACACATGCCCACCCACACGGATGTGGAGGAGGCTGTGACCGCCTTGGATCGCATTCAAAGCACCTATGGCCTTAAAGTGCCGGAAATCGCCCATGGACTCCTCAATGGCAAACAGTACAA TGTGAGTCTCACTGTATTGGATACATATGCCATGGGCCAAATCCTATTTGACCAGAAAAACTATATGGCTGCTGCTAGCTGGATCTATCAGTCCGTTGTATTGATGGAGGCGTTTTCCCTGGCTGCTCCGCTTGAGATTTCCAAAAATGAAGTGCGGATGGTCTATGCTGAAACCCTGTTAAAGCTGA ACCAGCTCGCCGATGCCCTGAAAGTTGTCAACATTGCTCTGACTGATAACCCACAAGATATTAAACTGTTGCTGAAGAAGTCGGAAATCGAAACGATGATAAGGACGGGCACCAACAATGCGCCTCCGGTGAAG GCTCAGGCAACAGTCGGGCCAACTGCCTACCAGATGGGCTGTCGAGGTCAGTTCCCGCCGTCCGCGGATAGCAAGCTTTACTGTCTGTACAACAGAACCACTTCGCCCTTTTTGATCCTCGCTCCTCTTAAGATGGAACTGGTGGGCCTGGACCCTTACATGGTGCTCTACCACGATGTGCTCTCACCCAAGGAAATCACAGTGCTCCAAGGTATGGCCACTCCAGGTCTCAAAAGGGCCACCGTCTATCAGGCCTCCTCCGGTCGGAACGAGGTGGTGAAGACCAGGACCTCCAAAGTGGCCTGGTTCCCCGATGGCTATAACCCCCTCACTGTTCGACTTAATGCCCGCATCTCCGACATGACCGGGTTCAATCTCTATGGCTCCGAGATGCTGCAGCTGATGAACTACGGCTTGGGAGGCCACTACGACCAGCACTACGACTTCTTCAACAAGACT AACTCCAACTTGACTGCCATGAGTGGCGATCGCATTGCGACAGTACTCTTCTAC CTGACGGATGTAGAACAAGGCGGAGCCACCGTGTTTCCAAACATTAGAAAGGCCGTCTTCCCACAACGCGGATCTGTGGTAATGTGGTACAATCTCAGGGACAACGGTCAAATTGATACTCAAACTCTTCATGCCGCTTGCCCCGTTATAGTGGGTTCCAAGTGGG TGTGCAACAAGTGGATTCGAGAGCGCGAACAGATATTCAGCAGACCTTGCCTCAAAAAGCGAATGTGA
- the LOC117143655 gene encoding uncharacterized protein LOC117143655, with translation MNKLYLYSTADLLLIQPGAVRPALFLFYTLETILNMICIGYHIIGFQPLEWRGQEAHYLCLLTFNVFMVTNFFQSIAICTGRVPNVLMEIWKASVAAFAFILISFLTMWDVEQQFSVFFVRSSEQVQGEHKELPPVHPIIRYKTGQSISSLFCGLIYMLHAVIMFDVRLTSKLILSGSRHLPIPLFVLGRAFHRKMYAYEWFKEFCGNNTIEV, from the coding sequence ATGAATAAACTATATTTGTATTCCACCGCCGATTTACTGCTCATCCAACCTGGAGCGGTACGCCCAGCGCTCTTCCTATTCTACACCTTGGAGACGATTTTAAACATGATCTGCATTGGATATCACATCATCGGATTCCAGCCGCTCGAGTGGAGAGGGCAGGAGGCCCACTACCTGTGCCTGCTCACCTTTAACGTCTTCATGGTGACGAACTTCTTCCAGAGCATCGCGATTTGCACGGGACGCGTTCCCAATGTCTTGATGGAGATATGGAAAGCCTCTGTGGCAGCCTTCGCCTTCATCCTGATATCCTTTCTCACCATGTGGGACGTGGAGCAGCAGTTCTCTGTGTTCTTCGTGAGATCTAGCGAGCAGGTCCAGGGCGAGCACAAAGAACTGCCTCCCGTTCACCCGATCATCCGCTACAAGACGGGTCAGTCCATTTCCTCGCTGTTTTGTGGACTGATCTACATGCTCCACGCCGTAATAATGTTCGACGTCAGGCTGACCTCCAAGCTTATTCTCAGTGGATCACGGCACTTGCCCATTCCCCTCTTTGTCCTGGGTCGCGCCTTTCATAGAAAGATGTATGCCTACGAATGGTTCAAGGAGTTTTGCGGGAACAATACCATTGAAGTCTAG
- the LOC117143654 gene encoding uncharacterized protein LOC117143654: MSGAESLFTWVYGPGVTRGGSVVGHHQPEALRPVLFLFYTLETIFNMFCMGYHISGFQAIELHLIEWDTVAIHYFYLVTFYFFMVVTLLQSVNICTGNTPAVVTEIWKSSGAAIVFILISLSTMWDAERQFYVFFFASEIGDKQSHEFVEDRPMHPIFYYLRGMSISSLTCGILYLLHATIMIDVKLTNDRNQGESKGTYMPIPLFVLGRFIHRKLSAYDWFREFCENEIIYL; the protein is encoded by the coding sequence ATGTCTGGAGCGGAGTCCCTTTTTACTTGGGTGTATGGACCGGGTGTCACGCGCGGGGGCAGTGTGGTGGGGCATCACCAGCCCGAGGCCCTGCGACCCGTGCTCTTTCTGTTCTATACCCTGGAAACCATCTTCAACATGTTCTGCATGGGCTATCACATCTCGGGCTTTCAGGCCATCGAATTGCATTTGATCGAATGGGATACGGTTGCTATTCACTACTTCTACCTCGTGACCTTCTACTTCTTTATGGTGGTGACCCTCTTGCAGAGCGTCAATATATGCACAGGTAACACACCCGCCGTGGTCACGGAGATCTGGAAGTCCTCGGGGGCCGCCATCGTCTTCATCCTGATATCCTTGAGCACGATGTGGGACGCGGAGCGGCAGTTTTACGTGTTTTTCTTCGCGAGCGAGATTGGCGATAAGCAATCACATGAATTTGTGGAAGACCGCCCGATGCACCCGATCTTCTACTACCTTCGTGGAATGTCCATCTCCTCGCTGACCTGTGGAATACTCTACCTGCTCCACGCCACTATCATGATCGATGTCAAGCTGACCAATGACCGGAACCAAGGAGAGAGCAAGGGTACCTACATGCCCATACCACTTTTCGTCCTGGGGCGATTCATTCACAGGAAACTAAGCGCCTACGATTGGTTTCGGGAATTTTGCGAGAATGAGATCATTTACTTGTAG